One window of Phycisphaeraceae bacterium genomic DNA carries:
- a CDS encoding glycosyltransferase family 39 protein, which yields MRDRSIGIDGRSGRIAWASSLRAGLSLVLLCLVCYLPGLFSIPTIDRDETRFAQASRQMVESVLLPQDERDPVLHAGGIVVPLVGGKARINKPPLVYYVQGLSVAVFTGGEPRRDAIWMYRVPGVVCAVLSVLLTWRLGLRLFDARAAVLGAALLAVCPLMVVDAHMARADQLLLVTVLATQTLLWKAWRTIGARGALPLRDGILLWAAIAIGIMAKGPITPMVCVLTAAGLAFATGRWSLLWRLRPVTGVVVIGVICGPWVYAVGSSVGWETYLSTIVDETLGRAGEAKEGHFGPPGYHTVLSAVLLWPGSLLTLAAVGRAWRRGGLWRRAARRGLGARPAERFLLAWIVPSWVVFELVLTKLPHYTMPMYPALALLSARALLVAGSLPGIRSIGMRFGVRLWGVIGMILGLGAAAVVARDLAGLPWYFGIVYVPCAMAAATLFRTLAMRRFGVDHLGLLGSGMRVAVVLSVVLFQFSLPQARSLWNTERIMVEVGRIDPSGTRRLAAAGYHEDSLVFATRGRIERIGVEQVEAWLDSRPDGLAIVPTASVSSMQGVRVLTDGWREPGYNYSNGRRVDLSIVERVRGVP from the coding sequence ATGCGTGATCGATCGATCGGCATCGACGGTCGTTCCGGGCGGATTGCCTGGGCGTCGTCGCTGCGCGCCGGGCTCTCGCTGGTGCTGTTGTGCCTTGTATGTTATCTCCCCGGGTTGTTCAGCATCCCCACGATTGATCGTGATGAGACGCGGTTTGCGCAGGCCTCTCGCCAGATGGTTGAGTCGGTGCTGCTGCCACAGGATGAGCGGGATCCGGTGTTGCATGCCGGGGGGATCGTGGTGCCGCTGGTGGGTGGGAAGGCGCGGATCAACAAGCCGCCGCTGGTGTATTACGTGCAGGGTTTGAGCGTTGCGGTGTTCACGGGGGGTGAGCCGCGGCGTGATGCGATCTGGATGTATCGCGTGCCGGGGGTGGTGTGCGCGGTGCTCTCGGTGCTGCTGACGTGGCGTCTGGGGCTGCGGCTGTTTGATGCGAGGGCGGCGGTTCTGGGGGCGGCGTTGCTTGCGGTGTGCCCGCTGATGGTGGTGGATGCGCACATGGCGAGGGCGGATCAGTTGCTGCTTGTGACGGTGCTTGCGACGCAGACGCTGCTTTGGAAGGCGTGGCGGACGATCGGTGCGAGGGGTGCGCTGCCTTTGCGTGATGGGATTCTGCTGTGGGCGGCGATCGCGATCGGGATCATGGCGAAGGGACCGATCACGCCGATGGTGTGTGTGCTGACGGCGGCGGGGTTGGCGTTTGCGACGGGGAGGTGGTCGCTGTTGTGGAGGTTGCGGCCGGTCACCGGGGTGGTTGTGATTGGGGTGATCTGCGGGCCGTGGGTGTATGCGGTGGGATCGTCGGTGGGGTGGGAGACGTATCTGTCGACGATCGTCGATGAGACGCTGGGGCGGGCGGGTGAGGCGAAGGAGGGGCACTTCGGGCCACCGGGATATCACACTGTGCTGTCGGCGGTGTTGCTGTGGCCGGGTTCGTTGTTGACGCTTGCGGCGGTCGGGCGGGCGTGGCGGCGCGGGGGATTGTGGAGGCGGGCGGCGCGGCGCGGGCTGGGCGCGAGGCCAGCGGAGCGGTTTCTGCTGGCGTGGATCGTGCCGAGTTGGGTGGTGTTTGAGCTGGTGCTGACGAAGTTGCCTCATTACACGATGCCGATGTATCCCGCGCTTGCGTTGCTGAGCGCGCGGGCGTTGCTCGTCGCGGGTTCATTGCCGGGGATTCGTTCGATCGGCATGAGGTTCGGCGTTCGGCTGTGGGGCGTGATCGGGATGATCCTCGGTTTGGGCGCGGCGGCTGTGGTGGCGCGGGATCTGGCGGGATTGCCGTGGTACTTCGGGATTGTGTATGTGCCGTGTGCGATGGCGGCGGCGACGCTGTTTCGTACGCTTGCGATGCGAAGGTTCGGGGTGGATCATCTCGGGTTGCTCGGGTCGGGGATGAGAGTGGCGGTTGTGCTGAGCGTTGTGTTGTTCCAGTTCTCGCTGCCCCAGGCGAGATCGCTCTGGAACACCGAGCGGATCATGGTCGAGGTCGGGAGGATTGATCCTTCGGGCACGAGGCGGCTGGCGGCGGCGGGGTATCACGAGGACAGTCTGGTCTTCGCGACTCGGGGGCGGATCGAGCGGATCGGGGTGGAGCAGGTGGAGGCGTGGCTGGACTCGAGGCCGGACGGGCTGGCGATCGTTCCCACGGCGTCGGTCTCGTCGATGCAGGGTGTGCGGGTGTTGACCGATGGATGGAGAGAGCCGGGGTACAACTACTCGAATGGTCGGCGTGTTGATCTCTCGATCGTGGAGCGCGTGAGGGGTGTGCCGTGA
- the truB gene encoding tRNA pseudouridine(55) synthase TruB: MCEPALPSGFVVVDKPLGMRSTQVVRWVQTRVRAGLDPRIDAKASKRMKVGHGGTLDPLATGVMVVMVGKATKLCERVMGQRKGYLAEVDLSRWSVTDDHESEARIVENARVPRIAEVERTLQRYVGVIEQLPPAHSAMRVDGQRAYDIARRGEDPGLKARAVTMYSIVVVAYEFPLLSLDIACGRGTYIRSLARDIGRELSGGGMLHSLRRTRVGAFTLERALTVPDGPSVIGPEALLPLGIVDDPA; the protein is encoded by the coding sequence ATGTGTGAGCCGGCGCTTCCGAGCGGGTTTGTGGTGGTGGACAAGCCGCTGGGGATGCGGTCGACGCAGGTGGTGCGATGGGTGCAGACGCGGGTGCGTGCGGGGCTTGATCCGAGGATTGATGCGAAGGCGTCGAAGCGGATGAAGGTGGGGCATGGTGGGACGCTGGATCCGCTGGCGACGGGTGTGATGGTGGTGATGGTGGGGAAGGCGACGAAGCTGTGTGAGCGGGTGATGGGTCAGCGGAAGGGGTATCTCGCGGAGGTGGATCTTTCGAGGTGGTCGGTGACGGACGATCACGAGAGCGAGGCGCGGATCGTTGAGAACGCGCGTGTGCCGCGGATTGCGGAGGTCGAGCGCACGCTTCAGCGATATGTCGGGGTGATTGAGCAGTTACCACCGGCGCACTCGGCGATGCGTGTGGATGGTCAGCGTGCGTATGACATCGCGCGTCGGGGTGAGGATCCGGGGTTGAAGGCGCGTGCTGTGACGATGTATTCGATCGTGGTTGTTGCGTACGAGTTTCCGTTGCTGAGTCTGGATATCGCGTGCGGTCGAGGGACGTACATCCGGTCGCTGGCGCGTGACATCGGGCGGGAGCTTTCGGGCGGCGGGATGCTGCACTCGTTGCGACGGACGCGGGTTGGGGCGTTCACGCTGGAGCGGGCATTGACGGTGCCGGATGGGCCGAGTGTGATCGGGCCTGAGGCGTTGCTGCCGCTCGGGATTGTGGATGATCCGGCGTGA
- a CDS encoding LemA family protein gives MSGLVIGVVIAGLFVVVLFWFIAMYNVLVRKRIDCDNGWSQIDVQLKRRYDLIPNLVETVKGYASHERETLEAVISARNQAVAVSSDAAHAMEKGKAEGALTMALGRLLAVAEAYPSLKADGSFMKLQEELTGTENKIGFARQHFNDVVARYEESRQTFPTTIVAALFAFQKRDYFTVENEAERAAPKVSFK, from the coding sequence ATGTCGGGACTGGTCATTGGGGTCGTGATTGCGGGCCTGTTCGTTGTTGTCCTGTTCTGGTTCATCGCGATGTACAACGTGCTGGTCCGGAAGCGGATCGACTGTGACAACGGATGGTCCCAGATCGATGTGCAGTTGAAGCGGCGGTACGACCTTATCCCGAATCTCGTTGAGACGGTGAAGGGGTATGCCTCGCACGAGCGCGAGACGCTGGAGGCGGTGATCTCTGCCAGGAACCAGGCGGTTGCGGTTTCGAGCGATGCGGCCCACGCGATGGAGAAGGGGAAGGCGGAGGGCGCGCTGACCATGGCACTCGGGCGGCTGCTGGCGGTTGCCGAGGCGTATCCGAGTCTGAAAGCGGACGGCTCGTTCATGAAGCTGCAGGAAGAGTTGACGGGGACCGAGAACAAGATCGGCTTCGCTCGCCAGCACTTCAACGACGTGGTCGCGCGATACGAGGAGTCGCGGCAGACGTTCCCGACGACCATCGTGGCGGCACTGTTTGCGTTCCAGAAGCGTGACTACTTCACGGTTGAGAACGAGGCGGAGCGTGCGGCGCCGAAGGTGTCGTTCAAGTAG
- a CDS encoding M48 family metallopeptidase → MEKALTQDERLRERIKAYPGTLTYLDLIRKNKRESAVLVALMILLGGVIGCLIGGAIAMGATREDMAVSAAIGFGAALVVACFGALWSWYGGSSAILRMSGAVEITRESDLELFNVVDEMRIAAGLPMPKVYLIPETALNAFATGRDPEHAAVAITTALREKLTRDELQGVIAHEVAHIRHYDIRFSMLMATMVGLIVFACDAFLRGTRRGMVRGARRASGKNEGAAIVVLFVLAMMLAVIAPLLARVIQMAYSRKREYLADAGAVELTRNPLGIAGALRKLADDSEPLVEAANRGTAHMFIMNPLRKSRTSHGERSSLFSSHPPVSERIARLMALTR, encoded by the coding sequence ATGGAGAAGGCGTTGACGCAGGATGAGCGGTTGCGCGAGCGGATCAAGGCGTATCCGGGGACGCTCACGTATCTTGACTTGATCAGGAAGAACAAGCGGGAGAGCGCGGTTCTGGTTGCGCTCATGATTCTGCTGGGCGGCGTGATCGGATGTCTGATCGGCGGCGCGATCGCCATGGGTGCGACGAGGGAGGACATGGCGGTTTCCGCGGCGATCGGTTTCGGTGCCGCGCTGGTTGTGGCGTGCTTCGGCGCGTTGTGGTCTTGGTATGGCGGGTCGAGCGCGATTCTGCGGATGTCCGGGGCGGTTGAGATCACGCGTGAATCGGACCTTGAGTTGTTCAACGTGGTTGATGAGATGCGGATCGCGGCGGGTCTGCCGATGCCCAAGGTATACCTGATTCCGGAGACGGCCTTGAACGCGTTCGCCACTGGTCGGGACCCTGAGCACGCGGCGGTGGCGATCACGACGGCTTTGCGGGAGAAGTTGACGAGGGATGAGTTGCAGGGTGTGATCGCGCACGAGGTGGCGCACATCCGGCACTACGACATTCGCTTCTCGATGCTGATGGCGACGATGGTGGGGTTGATTGTGTTCGCGTGCGACGCGTTTCTGCGTGGGACGCGGCGCGGCATGGTGAGAGGGGCGCGGCGGGCGTCGGGAAAGAATGAGGGGGCGGCGATAGTCGTGCTGTTTGTGCTCGCGATGATGCTGGCGGTGATTGCGCCGTTGCTCGCGCGGGTGATCCAGATGGCCTACAGCAGGAAGCGCGAGTATCTGGCGGATGCGGGGGCGGTGGAGTTGACGCGGAACCCGCTGGGGATCGCGGGGGCGCTACGCAAGTTGGCGGATGACTCGGAGCCGCTGGTGGAGGCGGCGAATCGGGGGACGGCGCACATGTTCATCATGAATCCGCTGCGGAAGAGCCGCACATCGCACGGAGAGCGGAGTTCGCTGTTCTCGTCGCATCCGCCGGTCAGCGAGCGGATCGCTCGGCTGATGGCGTTGACGAGGTAG
- a CDS encoding RlmE family RNA methyltransferase, whose product MPRKRELHDRYFKQAKTEGYAARSAYKLKEIQERHRLIKRGDRVLDLGCAPGSWLQVATELVGPEGRVVGIDLLRTRVPEMPNVNVMEGDIYTTDPMSLRAMAYPELTGQPPQFDVVISDMAPNTTGHGDHFLSVRLCRRALEIFPSLLRPGGCATLKVFEGEEFPDFVKECRAAFGSVWIFKPKASRDVSRETYIVGKGYARSRH is encoded by the coding sequence ATGCCACGCAAACGCGAACTCCATGACCGCTACTTCAAACAGGCAAAGACCGAGGGGTACGCCGCGCGCTCCGCATACAAACTCAAAGAGATACAGGAGCGTCACCGCCTCATCAAACGCGGCGATCGCGTCCTCGACCTCGGCTGCGCCCCCGGCTCGTGGCTCCAGGTCGCAACCGAACTCGTCGGCCCCGAGGGCCGAGTCGTCGGCATCGACCTGCTCCGCACCCGCGTCCCCGAAATGCCCAACGTCAACGTCATGGAAGGCGACATCTACACCACAGATCCAATGTCGCTCCGCGCCATGGCCTACCCCGAACTCACAGGCCAGCCCCCGCAGTTCGATGTCGTCATCTCCGACATGGCCCCGAACACCACCGGACACGGAGACCACTTCCTCTCCGTCCGGCTCTGCCGTAGAGCACTCGAGATCTTCCCCTCCCTCCTCCGCCCGGGCGGCTGCGCCACCCTCAAGGTCTTCGAGGGAGAAGAGTTCCCAGACTTCGTCAAAGAGTGCCGCGCCGCCTTCGGATCCGTCTGGATCTTCAAACCAAAGGCCAGCCGCGATGTCTCACGCGAGACCTACATCGTCGGCAAGGGCTACGCCCGCTCACGCCACTGA
- the iscX gene encoding Fe-S cluster assembly protein IscX produces MSRSFGWLDVQRIAEELADRHPSIDPYTLRFTELRALVETLPGFEPDPKHPVNEKILETIQANWAEERDDLPADDSDGSND; encoded by the coding sequence ATGAGCAGGTCCTTTGGCTGGCTCGACGTCCAGCGGATCGCCGAAGAACTCGCCGACCGTCACCCCTCAATCGATCCATACACGCTGCGTTTCACCGAACTCCGTGCCCTCGTCGAAACGCTCCCCGGCTTCGAGCCGGACCCCAAGCATCCCGTGAACGAGAAGATCCTCGAAACCATCCAGGCCAACTGGGCCGAAGAACGCGACGACCTCCCCGCCGACGACTCTGACGGATCCAACGACTAA
- a CDS encoding 2Fe-2S iron-sulfur cluster binding domain-containing protein has protein sequence MHLRRSDHDHGPETVPVTFILEDPHSLTGGDQKELKVMAAKGEHLLEVAMDNGINIEHACGGVCACSTCHIYIEEGAKNLSEPTEAEEDRVEEAPGLQRNSRLSCQCEIEREGPIVVRVPAWNRNAIKEVPH, from the coding sequence ATGCATCTTCGACGCTCCGACCACGACCACGGCCCGGAAACGGTCCCCGTGACATTCATCCTCGAAGACCCGCACTCACTCACGGGGGGCGACCAGAAAGAGCTCAAGGTCATGGCCGCCAAGGGCGAGCACCTCCTCGAAGTCGCCATGGACAACGGCATCAACATCGAGCATGCATGTGGTGGCGTCTGTGCATGCTCCACCTGCCACATCTACATAGAGGAAGGCGCAAAGAACCTCTCCGAACCCACCGAGGCCGAAGAGGACCGTGTCGAAGAAGCCCCGGGCCTCCAGCGTAACTCCCGCCTCTCCTGCCAGTGCGAGATCGAGCGCGAAGGACCGATCGTCGTCCGCGTCCCCGCATGGAACCGCAACGCCATCAAAGAAGTGCCGCACTAA
- a CDS encoding peptide chain release factor 3, with translation MTLSDAISIRRTFAIISHPDAGKTTLTEKFLLYGGQIERAGSVTARKNQRATASDWMELEKQRGISISSTLLQFEYGGCRVNLLDTPGHKDFSEDTYRVLTAVDAAVMVIDAGKGVEPQTRKLFEVCRQRGVPIFTFMNKCDRPTRNPLELVDELERVLGIQSFAMNWPIGSGPEFKGVYDRLERQIHLFERTVGGMFEAPVSLVGLDDPALQQKLSSEAHLESLEEIRMLDGAGAAFDASQVLAGKTTPVFFGSAMNNFGVQLLLDSFLRYSSPPTARRAGDQVIEPTDPRFSGFVFKIQANMDPKHRDRVAFVRIVSGRFERDMFVVHAQSGKRVRLGNAQKLFGNQRETVDDAVAGDVVGLVGNDLFGVGDTLTDDRTIVFNEIPEFTPECFAYLRNPQPSNFKKFRLGLDQLMREGVARRFESVGSVGSAQSRVLLAAVGPLQFEVLKHRLEGEYGAEALLEGAPWTLVRWWNVKGRAPYTTEDEDLELPETLDGSLLAFDDRGRAVVLFADQWAERAFMTRNPAVELSPLPIGSRPPAAAATETA, from the coding sequence TTGACGCTTTCAGACGCCATTTCGATTCGCCGGACGTTTGCGATCATCTCTCACCCTGACGCGGGCAAGACGACGCTGACGGAGAAGTTCCTGCTGTATGGCGGTCAGATCGAGCGTGCGGGCTCGGTGACGGCGAGGAAGAACCAGCGGGCGACGGCGTCCGACTGGATGGAGCTTGAGAAGCAGCGTGGGATTTCGATCAGTTCGACGCTGCTGCAGTTTGAGTATGGCGGGTGTCGGGTGAATCTTCTGGACACGCCTGGGCACAAGGATTTTTCTGAGGACACGTATCGGGTGTTGACGGCGGTTGATGCCGCGGTGATGGTGATTGACGCGGGCAAGGGTGTGGAGCCGCAGACGCGGAAGCTGTTCGAGGTGTGCCGCCAGCGTGGGGTGCCGATCTTCACGTTCATGAATAAGTGTGATCGGCCGACGCGGAACCCATTGGAGCTGGTGGATGAGCTGGAGCGTGTGCTGGGGATCCAGTCGTTTGCGATGAACTGGCCGATCGGGAGCGGTCCGGAGTTCAAGGGCGTGTACGACCGTCTTGAGCGTCAGATCCATCTCTTTGAGCGGACGGTTGGCGGGATGTTCGAGGCGCCTGTGAGTCTGGTGGGGCTGGACGATCCGGCGTTGCAGCAGAAGTTGTCGTCTGAGGCGCATCTTGAGTCTCTGGAGGAGATTCGGATGCTCGACGGGGCGGGCGCGGCGTTCGATGCGTCGCAGGTCTTGGCGGGGAAGACGACTCCGGTGTTCTTCGGGAGCGCGATGAACAACTTCGGTGTGCAGTTGCTGCTGGATAGTTTTCTTCGGTATTCGAGCCCGCCGACGGCGCGGCGAGCGGGTGACCAGGTGATCGAGCCGACGGACCCGAGGTTCAGCGGGTTTGTGTTCAAGATCCAGGCGAACATGGACCCGAAGCATCGGGACCGGGTGGCTTTTGTGCGGATCGTGTCGGGCCGGTTCGAGCGCGACATGTTTGTCGTGCACGCGCAGTCGGGAAAGCGCGTGCGGCTGGGGAACGCTCAGAAGTTGTTCGGGAACCAGCGTGAGACGGTGGATGACGCGGTGGCCGGGGATGTGGTGGGGCTTGTGGGGAACGATCTGTTCGGCGTCGGCGACACGCTGACCGACGATCGGACGATCGTGTTCAATGAGATTCCGGAGTTCACGCCGGAGTGTTTCGCGTATCTGAGGAACCCGCAGCCGTCGAACTTCAAGAAGTTCCGTCTGGGGTTGGACCAGTTGATGCGTGAGGGTGTGGCGAGGCGGTTTGAGAGCGTGGGGAGTGTGGGATCGGCGCAGAGCCGCGTGCTGCTGGCGGCGGTGGGGCCGCTGCAGTTCGAGGTGCTGAAGCATCGTCTTGAGGGTGAGTACGGGGCGGAGGCGTTGCTGGAGGGCGCGCCGTGGACGTTGGTGAGGTGGTGGAACGTGAAGGGGAGGGCTCCGTACACGACGGAGGATGAGGATCTTGAGTTGCCGGAGACGCTTGATGGTTCGCTGCTGGCGTTTGACGATCGCGGAAGGGCTGTGGTGCTGTTTGCCGATCAGTGGGCGGAGCGGGCTTTCATGACGCGGAACCCGGCGGTTGAGTTGTCTCCGCTACCGATCGGGAGCAGGCCGCCGGCCGCGGCGGCCACGGAGACTGCATGA
- a CDS encoding glycosyltransferase family 2 protein yields the protein MSQGEIELSVVAPAHNEEANVAPLVEEIERAIGPSGMSYEIVVIDDGSTDGTRERLRELMKSRPRVRCVAMTSTPPGKGNGQSAAFHAGFRATRGRVIAVLDADLQNDPADIPAMLEQMEREGADMVQGDRSHARKDNVVRRWGSVVGRKFRLWLLGDTIRDTGCSLRVMKREVALGLPLEFKGMHRFIPATARHLGFKVVEMRVNHRARVAGETKYGMGITKRALPGLHDLFAVRWMRSRRRPVTSVEVFAEVSGSGEASSGAQG from the coding sequence GTGAGCCAGGGCGAGATCGAGTTGTCGGTGGTTGCGCCGGCGCATAACGAGGAGGCGAACGTTGCGCCTCTGGTCGAGGAGATCGAGCGCGCGATCGGTCCGTCGGGGATGTCCTATGAGATCGTGGTGATTGATGACGGCTCGACGGACGGGACGAGGGAGCGGCTGCGGGAGTTGATGAAGAGTCGGCCGCGTGTGCGATGCGTGGCGATGACGAGCACGCCGCCGGGGAAGGGGAACGGGCAGTCTGCGGCGTTCCACGCGGGGTTTCGGGCGACGCGGGGGCGTGTGATCGCGGTGCTGGATGCGGATCTTCAGAATGATCCTGCGGATATTCCGGCGATGCTTGAGCAGATGGAGCGCGAGGGCGCGGACATGGTGCAGGGGGATCGCTCTCACGCGAGGAAGGACAATGTTGTGAGGCGGTGGGGGAGTGTGGTGGGGAGGAAGTTTCGGCTGTGGCTGCTGGGTGACACGATCAGGGATACGGGGTGCTCGCTGCGCGTGATGAAGCGCGAGGTTGCGCTGGGGCTGCCTCTGGAGTTCAAGGGGATGCACCGGTTCATTCCGGCGACGGCGCGGCACCTTGGGTTCAAGGTGGTAGAGATGAGGGTCAATCACCGGGCGCGGGTTGCGGGGGAGACGAAGTACGGGATGGGGATTACGAAGCGTGCGTTGCCGGGGCTGCACGATCTGTTTGCGGTGAGGTGGATGCGGAGCAGGCGAAGGCCGGTGACATCGGTTGAGGTTTTCGCTGAGGTGAGTGGGAGTGGAGAGGCGAGTTCCGGGGCACAGGGATGA
- a CDS encoding lipid-A-disaccharide synthase N-terminal domain-containing protein: MKWEPAAAMVAVLIVGIALVLAPGVGSFDGVTRDGATLHDFQAVHTRGRVEVLLDPASGEATFRVLTRERGSREVHASDVMDAAAFRSAFGERTYSDAISTEANWAFRLLKITSWASLAWVAVGFGGQLAFSGRMLVQWFVSEKQRQSTVPEAFWWMSLIGGMMLFAYFAWRQELVGVIGQTSGLVIYARNIRLIYKQRRRERRNGAIAEAV; the protein is encoded by the coding sequence GTGAAGTGGGAGCCTGCGGCGGCGATGGTGGCGGTGCTGATTGTCGGCATTGCGCTGGTGCTCGCGCCGGGGGTCGGGAGCTTTGACGGGGTTACTCGCGACGGGGCGACGCTGCACGATTTCCAGGCGGTTCATACACGCGGGCGGGTTGAGGTGCTGCTTGATCCTGCGAGCGGGGAGGCGACGTTCCGGGTGCTGACGCGGGAGAGGGGATCGCGCGAGGTGCACGCCTCTGACGTGATGGACGCGGCGGCGTTCAGGAGCGCGTTCGGCGAGAGGACGTATTCTGACGCGATATCGACCGAGGCGAACTGGGCGTTTCGATTGTTGAAGATCACGTCGTGGGCTTCGCTTGCGTGGGTGGCGGTTGGGTTTGGTGGGCAGCTCGCGTTCTCGGGCCGGATGCTTGTTCAGTGGTTCGTTTCTGAGAAGCAGCGGCAGAGCACGGTGCCGGAGGCGTTCTGGTGGATGAGTCTGATCGGGGGGATGATGCTGTTCGCTTACTTTGCGTGGCGACAGGAGCTGGTCGGGGTGATCGGTCAGACGTCGGGGCTGGTGATTTATGCGAGGAACATTCGGCTGATCTACAAGCAGCGCAGGCGGGAGCGTCGCAACGGCGCGATCGCTGAGGCGGTTTGA
- a CDS encoding DUF4394 domain-containing protein — protein sequence MKRTTAIVACLALTAVAAPALAGHTVFGVTLDQTLVTWDSSAPNAILTGVAINGLASGETIRGIDFRPATGQLYALGSFNNLYTINTMNGTVSSVGAGPFAPALNGSAFGFDFNPTIDRIRVVSDANQNLVLHPDLGTATLATSLFYAPGDPNFGVDPNVVGSAYDNNFVGTMTSQLYGIDTGLDILVKQANSAGTLTTVGSLGADITNLVGFDISSNNFAYAASQDVGQSISMFWRINLMTGEATAVGQIGGGIMITSMAVLPAPSSLAVCGLAGLVATRRRR from the coding sequence ATGAAGAGAACCACCGCGATCGTCGCCTGCCTCGCACTCACCGCCGTCGCCGCGCCCGCGCTGGCAGGACACACCGTCTTCGGCGTCACACTGGATCAGACCCTGGTCACATGGGACTCCTCCGCGCCTAACGCCATCCTCACCGGCGTCGCCATCAACGGGCTCGCCTCCGGCGAAACCATCCGAGGCATCGACTTCCGACCCGCGACCGGCCAGCTCTACGCCCTCGGCAGCTTCAACAACCTCTACACCATCAACACCATGAACGGAACTGTCTCCTCCGTCGGCGCAGGACCCTTCGCTCCCGCCCTCAACGGATCAGCGTTCGGCTTCGACTTCAACCCCACCATCGACCGCATCCGCGTCGTCAGCGATGCCAACCAGAACCTCGTCCTCCACCCCGATCTCGGCACCGCCACCCTCGCCACCTCCCTCTTCTACGCCCCGGGCGATCCGAACTTCGGCGTCGATCCCAACGTTGTCGGCTCCGCCTACGACAACAACTTCGTCGGCACCATGACCAGCCAGCTCTACGGCATCGACACAGGCCTCGACATCCTCGTCAAGCAGGCCAACAGCGCGGGCACCCTCACCACCGTTGGCTCACTCGGCGCCGACATCACAAACCTCGTCGGCTTCGACATCTCCTCAAACAACTTCGCCTACGCCGCAAGCCAGGATGTCGGACAATCCATCTCCATGTTCTGGCGCATCAACCTCATGACCGGAGAGGCAACCGCCGTCGGCCAGATCGGAGGCGGCATCATGATCACCTCCATGGCCGTCCTGCCCGCCCCATCATCGCTGGCAGTCTGCGGCCTCGCAGGTCTCGTCGCCACACGCCGCCGCCGCTGA